In Luteimonas sp. MC1750, the following proteins share a genomic window:
- a CDS encoding LysM domain-containing protein, which yields MTVNAIGYQQPVQPPPPPPPPKQHEVVRGETIDSIAKANGTTPQALIGANPQLANPDHLYPGDLLNLPAAAAEDGSGGGSVKATGDDTARTGTDANGTSSKSEASVGVSDDGVTVGGKQTDKTTTTDANGSKSTSGTTTGASVGVDPDKGTVALTANGGFTESVKNSKGVGLSFGIDGSSTVVAGQKTTDGVTTYTVSSDVSVTLNAGVDVKQAGLEYGRTDGIKASYEVSMPEQAAKTTDLASVNPFDPASMPTGTVIRLDGASYASNEFKATFRNVAVETKVTSEEGTSLLVEKTGTDTVRVTAGPTEAISAYNGVGLDFEQVKLMLGNDTSLSGATLKTAEFDLSTPDGLAAYNDFVATGTMPADNGPGVSEVKTIEKLDYSSQAKVDVKLGPLELGIDGAQNTGDSVVTTYPDGTAERTVNLQYSGNVPMTLTQTFDAEGKEIVSERAYAFTIKADENTSQMINAAQTGDVGKAQDGPVKPGDTVTITYTEAEMGQLKAHAEGALEASGGMNTGLRVLTQDYDGNPVSSFDFAIGMARNLGGSDYGSAERLFTISGGADGNFGDGNYVQLPGTVTVHDS from the coding sequence ATGACCGTCAACGCCATCGGATACCAGCAGCCCGTCCAGCCGCCGCCTCCGCCGCCCCCGCCGAAGCAGCACGAAGTGGTGCGCGGCGAGACCATCGACAGCATCGCAAAGGCCAACGGCACCACGCCGCAGGCGCTGATCGGCGCCAATCCGCAGCTGGCCAATCCCGACCACCTCTACCCCGGCGATCTGCTCAACCTGCCGGCGGCCGCGGCCGAGGATGGCAGCGGGGGCGGCTCGGTCAAGGCCACGGGAGACGACACCGCCAGGACCGGTACTGATGCCAATGGCACGAGCTCGAAGAGCGAGGCCAGCGTCGGCGTGTCGGATGACGGTGTGACCGTCGGCGGCAAGCAGACCGACAAGACCACCACCACCGACGCCAACGGCAGCAAGTCCACGAGCGGCACCACGACCGGGGCGAGCGTCGGCGTCGATCCCGACAAGGGCACGGTCGCGCTGACCGCCAACGGCGGGTTCACCGAGAGCGTCAAGAACTCGAAGGGCGTGGGCCTGAGCTTCGGCATCGACGGCAGCAGCACGGTCGTCGCCGGCCAGAAGACCACCGACGGCGTGACCACCTATACGGTGTCCAGCGACGTCTCGGTCACGCTGAACGCCGGCGTGGACGTCAAGCAGGCCGGCCTGGAGTACGGCCGTACCGACGGGATCAAGGCGTCGTACGAAGTCTCGATGCCGGAACAGGCGGCGAAGACCACCGACCTCGCCAGCGTCAATCCCTTCGATCCCGCGTCCATGCCGACCGGCACGGTCATCAGGCTCGACGGGGCCAGCTACGCGAGCAACGAGTTCAAGGCCACCTTCCGCAACGTCGCCGTCGAAACCAAGGTGACCAGCGAGGAGGGAACCAGCCTCCTGGTCGAGAAGACCGGCACCGACACCGTGCGCGTGACCGCAGGGCCGACCGAGGCGATCAGCGCCTACAACGGCGTCGGCCTGGACTTCGAACAGGTCAAGCTGATGCTCGGCAACGACACCAGCCTGAGCGGCGCGACGCTCAAGACTGCCGAGTTCGACCTGTCCACGCCCGACGGCCTGGCCGCGTACAACGATTTCGTGGCCACCGGCACCATGCCGGCCGACAACGGCCCCGGGGTGTCCGAAGTGAAGACGATCGAGAAGCTCGACTACTCGTCGCAGGCCAAGGTCGACGTGAAGCTGGGTCCGCTGGAGCTGGGCATCGACGGCGCGCAGAACACCGGTGACTCGGTGGTCACCACCTATCCCGACGGCACCGCCGAGCGCACGGTCAACCTGCAGTACAGCGGCAACGTGCCAATGACGCTGACGCAGACGTTCGACGCCGAAGGCAAGGAGATCGTCTCCGAGCGCGCGTATGCGTTCACGATCAAGGCCGACGAGAACACGTCGCAGATGATCAACGCCGCGCAGACGGGCGACGTCGGCAAGGCGCAGGACGGCCCGGTCAAGCCCGGTGATACCGTCACCATCACCTATACCGAAGCCGAGATGGGGCAGCTCAAGGCCCACGCCGAGGGCGCGCTGGAGGCGAGTGGCGGCATGAACACGGGGTTGCGGGTCCTCACCCAGGACTACGACGGCAACCCGGTGAGCAGCTTCGACTTCGCGATCGGGATGGCGCGCAACCTGGGCGGCTCCGACTACGGCAGTGCGGAACGCCTCTTCACCATCTCCGGCGGCGCTGACGGCAACTTCGGTGACGGCAACTACGTGCAACTGCCGGGCACGGTGACGGTGCACGACAGCTGA